The Longimicrobium sp. genomic interval GGGAACTGGGCACGCATTTCGTTGTTCTGCTGGCCGTGGCGCTCGTAATCGGGGCCTTCGGGGTGACCGTCGAGCCGCTACTGGTTCTGCCTGTCCGAACGGGCCGGCTCATCTGCTTCGCCGGGATTTGTGCTCTGGTGGTGTTCCTGGCCCGGGGCGGGGCTCACGTCGTCCGCGGCTTCATGAACAAGGTCGGGACGCTGCCGACGATGACCAGGCAGCCCGAAGGCGGTGTGGACTGGGTGGAATACAATCGCGGCCGAATGATCGGGGTGCTGGAGCGGATGCTCCTCGCGTTGTTCATGGCCGTGCAGGCGTATCAGGCGATCGGCCTGCTCATCGCCGCGAAGGGGCTGATCCGGTCGAAGGAGCTGGAGGACCGCGGCTTCGCGGAATACTTCCTTGTCGGGACCCTGGCGAGCACCCTGCTCGCGATCGGCGCGGGCGTTCTTATCCAGCTTCTCCTTCACTCATTCTGGTAAGGCACGGTCCATGGAGATGCAGTGGAACGCTTCCCGCTGAGCGGAGCGGACGACATCGAATCCGATTCCCTTTTCCCGCGGGGTTTGGTCATGCAGCTGGAGAACAAGGTCGCGCTGATTACGGGCGGCGGCGAAGGCATCGGCAAGGCGACGGCGCTGCTGTTCGCCAAGGAGGGCGCCAAGGTGGCCGTCCTGGGACGCCACCGCGAGAATCTGGACCCCGTCGTGGCCGAGATCACCCGCGCCGGCGGCGAGGCCATCCCCGTCTGCGCCGACATCTCCAAGCCGGACGAGATGCAGGCCGCCATCGCCGAGGTCGTCGACCGCTGGGGCCAGCTGGACGTCGTCTTCGCCAACGCGGGCGTCAACGGCGTGTGGGCACCCATCGAGGAGCTGGAGCCCGAGGAGTGGGACAACACGTTGTCCATCAACCTCAAGGGCACCTTTCTGACGGTGAAGTACGCCGCGCCGCACCTGAAGAAGAAGGGCGGTTCGGTGATCGTGAACGCGTCCATCAACGGCACGCGCATCTTCAGCAACACGGGCGCGACGGCGTACTCGTCGTCCAAGGCGGGACAGGTGGCGTTCACCAAGATGGTCGCGCTGGAACTGGCGCCCTTCAAGGTGCGCGTGAACGTAATCTGCCCGGGCGCCATCGAAAGCAGCATCGACGACAACACCGAGCGCCGCAACCTGGACGAGGTGCAGATTCCGGTGGAGTTTCCGGAGGGCAACCAGCCGCTGGAGCGCGCGCCCGGCAAGGCCGAGCAGGTGGCGCAGCTGGTGCTGTTCCTGGCGTCCGACCTGTCCGACCACATCACCGGCACGGAAATCTGGATCGACGGCGCCGAGTCGCTGATCAAGGGATGATGAACGAATGAGCACTCATCAACGTGAGGGGAAGCCGTGAAGATCATCCTCCTTTCCGATGATCGCATCCGCCTGGAGGGCGGCGGCGGGCCCATGTCCATCGAGGCGGAAAGCGCGGCGATGCAGTACTCGCC includes:
- a CDS encoding SDR family NAD(P)-dependent oxidoreductase, giving the protein MQLENKVALITGGGEGIGKATALLFAKEGAKVAVLGRHRENLDPVVAEITRAGGEAIPVCADISKPDEMQAAIAEVVDRWGQLDVVFANAGVNGVWAPIEELEPEEWDNTLSINLKGTFLTVKYAAPHLKKKGGSVIVNASINGTRIFSNTGATAYSSSKAGQVAFTKMVALELAPFKVRVNVICPGAIESSIDDNTERRNLDEVQIPVEFPEGNQPLERAPGKAEQVAQLVLFLASDLSDHITGTEIWIDGAESLIKG